The Periplaneta americana isolate PAMFEO1 chromosome 2, P.americana_PAMFEO1_priV1, whole genome shotgun sequence genome has a window encoding:
- the LOC138713279 gene encoding protein D3-like isoform X2, with amino-acid sequence MKTHEVVPDVIDTAPGSKLEVTYGSVSVDGGNELTPTQVKDIPTVNWNAEDGSFYLLCMTDPDAPSRKDPKFREFHHWLVGNIPGSKVSQGETLSEYVGSGPPKGTGLHRYVFLVYKQPGKITFDEPRVNNRSRDHRPNFSIRKFAKKYNLGDPVAGNLYQAQWDNYVPKVHEQLSGK; translated from the exons ATGAAAACGCACGAAGTGGTTCCTGATGTTATCGACACAGCACCTGGCTCAAAGCTGGAG GTGACATATGGATCTGTCAGTgttgatggcggcaatgaactgaCCCCCACCCAGGTGAAAGACATTCCTACAGTCAACTGGAATGCTGAAGACGGATCTTTTTATTTGCTGTGCATGACAG ATCCTGATGCTCCAAGCCGCAAGGATCCAAAGTTCAGGGAATTTCATCACTGGCTGGTAGGGAATATTCCTGGCAGCAAGGTATCTCAGGGTGAAACCCTGTCTGAGTACGTCGGTTCAGGACCCCCAAAAGGCACAG GACTCCATCGCTACGTCTTCCTGGTGTACAAGCAGCCTGGGAAAATCACATTTGACGAGCCCCGTGTTAACAATAG GTCTCGTGACCATCGACCTAACTTTTCCATCAGGAAATTCGCTAAGAAGTACAACCTGGGGGATCCTGTCGCTGGCAACCTGTACCAGGCACAGTGGGACAACTACGTGCCGAAAGTCCACGAACAGCTGAGTGGCAAATGA